The DNA segment GCTGCAAAAGGGCCCCACAAAACCTCTCCAGtgcagatatgccctcactccctttTGTAAtcaactattgatatggagatagactacttctctccacaccttggaaacaccttctgatatggagatgcattaaggccaggtgagagattcttgaaatactgcaattttacaaaCAACCACCCTccagaaatatcacctcacaatctactcactcctcATCTTCCACAATGTCCGCTGTGCTAGAAAGCTGCCGCACTGTAACTAGACTAataacataacaatagcaacagcaataacagcctgataatcctcaagctggggaATTCAGTTAGGTTCAAATTCATTTGCTGATTAAATCcacagctcacccattccacagatgGGCAGTAGCTGAAAGGGTAGGGAATTCATAGCATTCAtcaggcagcagctgcagccaggggcgggtccaggccacaggaactatagaagaaaagaaccttgagggcaataagatacatgttttaatgagaccagcataggcaaattttCTCCATCAGGTAGAatatatgcaagagagtggtcctgtgataggacagtggcaagaatgggatctcgtcctggtctagtgtaccagaccttcacccttctccctgtgggagttacagatgggtcaatatatagggctatgggaggtacatgcactggccataaagaaaaaccaaaacttccctgtaagacgCTCTTACCTGCCAGACATTTTGGGTATACtatcatgatctttgggggccattctgctgttactccaggaacacacaataggccagcttctaggccttttccccaagataCCAGAagtgccagccatcactggtccatgagtCAAAACGTCCAGGGCCACAtgcactcaacagagtctccaggattGGCagaaggatgttgctctgctcaccatatcctggcttcaataactcctcttttgcacatacagttgtataggagaggcagtaatgtgtgtgagcatgccCCTGGTCTCAAggatccttttcagggcttctcattcaaacaccatagcactgtgcataagtgaactgaccagccctgtagatgATTCGTGTCCTACTTCAAGCCAGATTTCAacaaccattgtacctctctatcatgcctacccAAGTAGGGTTAGATGGTacaagaaacttccattttatcccTAATTGCTGAACCCATTCTTCTAACTCCTCTCCAGTAAAGTGTGTGCCTCAATTGCTGTCAATCAATTGTGGCTGGCCCTAGGCTGTTAAGAGGTGCTCTAGGTCCCTTTTGGTCATTTGATGATCTTCACAATGTTCAGGAAAGGCAACAAACTgttcagtagctgtgtccacagaagtcatggcatactgatacctTTCTGATACCAGCAAAGGCCAAATATATTTGGCCTgtataaccattgggctacatcagaggtatgctttccttctagccaatgcacctggccaaagtgtctgcttcatcattccttgGGGAATCCAAAGGCAAATTGCCAGTCACattatatacagtaacagtctttgTCTAACCAGagacccataggtcttgccacaagtcttgtccccaaaggggccagtgaccaatcaTCCAGTGGGCATGGTACCAtgccagtagccacagggtcaagccccaatagatggcccagctttcAGTGTGGACAACTATAGTATAggatcctgggtgatcacaaagcatactgcccacaactcagcccactgactgctcttcccatcCCTGTCCTCCATCAGTATTGTTTCAGTATTAGGACgcaaagccacagccctccaattGTGAGGCTGCCTATGACTACAATTGTtggtataccaagcatcttcaggtatagggtttttctctcctgataaggactctcagctaacaatggctcaaaagcaagttcttctgtATTCCACTTTTGTGTGTCACTGACTCTAATAAACAGacttctccacttaaggggctagtgctGCTTTAAATCTGTGCCCTAGTGTAGGTATCTGTGCCATGCCTctggtcattaccacatcccccAAGCTGGGGTCTTGACCCCCCAAATCAGACAACAACACCCAATCATTCTCCAGTGAGGGTGAGAACCcaagcagagcctgagtactgtccccaggAAGTTtttcagggacacaggctggacatgggtcTTTGCCTATGGCTTCcctgtcctggacctcagtggctggaaatgctgctctggctttaattggtgccatagtTCTAATGAGATCCTATTAGGCTTCCCATCAAGCTTTTGTTTAACTACCCTGACTTTATCAAATCAGCCCATACttggtcctcaagaccttcatggggtCCTTTGCAGCTTTCCTTTTTGGCTTAGTCTGTACTtctttccatgctcttattgtttgaacctcccccagatctgttaaagaatgagtagcctcacttatgggtttccCTATGTAGGGGGCAAGAATAATcatagggacccaaagagagatagaGGAGCTTTATGCAGCACCAGAATTCTCATTTCTGTGGTGACCAACTCCTCATCAGAGCCTTGTGGGTCcacattatagatgatatttttcatgcccagctcccataacacctgctagaGCTCTacctatgttttccagctagtggataAGTAtaataaatcaccctgattaggccaatcTGCCTGATGGCTGCTGTTTGCCAATCCAGAAATCTCTTTTCCTGAGGTGTGataggcactttgcaaccactgccagagggaagagtgagtcatcagggaagccagtctacccatttcagaatccAGCattacaatgttttccacccccatatcccaaacACGTGAAAGACATGTAAGCAGAGGTTCCAAGGGCCTCTGCCAAAACTGAATACTCATgtgcaccagctcatcctgggtataagAGCGGAGCATGGAgtactccacaacctggggaggggtctttgagtgtttattttcttaattacaactgggttgacctttaatacaggagaggcggGTGTCTCAGGAAGTGGCCTCGGCAACAGTTCACCCCTCtgtcccaccccctcatcctctcctgacatctTCTCTACCATCTTCGGGGATGAAGGCATCACTATTcctcctccacccccatggcCTTCTGCAATGCggattctcctgctgcccccTCCTCACTGCTAGTacatcttccaggagcatgacctgtcttctcaataactgtctctctttcttaaggacaTCCCGTAAGTCattacccagctcctccaaggaaTGCCAAAGTGTACTTCcctccttgataaccctttccactacctCTAGAAGCAATGATCCCACAatcccactcagggcctctaagccgTCTTCTCTCTCACAGAGGGCCAGTTCCacagcttccggtgtctccacccttctccaATTCTGGGAAGGATCCACCCATCTacaaggtgctttaccctagactaaTTCCCACTAGGCACTCCCCTAGTGGAAGTCCCACAGATAGGGGGatcctgggtgaagctgcaccctccaccaCTGCCAGATGGAAGGGTGAGTCCACACCCCCCATcacagcagccactggggcctccccccCCCGCCATCCACAGGGACATTTCTGAGCATCTCCCCACTTTCTCTCGGAGCAGCATGCCCAAGtgttgcacccatgaagacagatttcagggtcAGAGGTCCTTCCCAGTACCACCAggtggggggaaaatatgttctcatttgcggcaaataacctttgaattcaaaatcagtcaaagggagaaataaagtggaagaaacctgtttattgcttaaaaGGCATTGTCCACTTCTGTTTGACTCTAAATCTCATGACCCAGGTACAAAAGGTCCCCATgaaacctctccggtccagatacaCCATAGCTCCCCtttataatcacctattgatatggagatggcctacttctccccacctcctGGAAATACCTATTACTATGGAGACACACTAtggccagatgagagattctggaaatactgtaattttactcACAATATATTTACTTTGCTTAATACCCTCCTGGTGCTCAAGACTGTTCTAAGTCTGTCAATTCACTGAATCCTTTCCTTTGAAAAGACTAAAAGACTGGAGATCTAAATGAACTGGTAACATTATATCTTCTTAATTATTAGATCAGCCTAGGTCTCTAGAAGGAAGTAAATGGGAAGAACCTAATACTTAGGTCCCTATTGTATTACAGCTTCTAAGAATACTACAAGCTGGGGTAGCAGAAGTTCAATGCAGCAGAATAAGAATTTTAGGTAGAAGGTTATGATGAAAGATTGAAGAAAAGCATAAATACTGGTTAGAATATTGAGACTGACATTGAAGATTTCAGTTTGAAGCATTGATCAGAATGGTTCAGGAATACTTTTACTGCTAAATAGCAGCGACTTTCAGTAATTTCTGAGAAAGCATATACCAACAGTCTTAGCAGTAAAGTGGGTATGTCTCAATGCTAAGAAGCCACTATGGATCTCAAATCTGTTTTAAAGCACCACAGGAGGATATTAATCTGTTTTATTACAATTTTCACATTTGAACACGGTTATATTATTGGCAAATTTCATATAAAACCATGCAAGGAAGAGGGCACTCTGGGAAATTGGACTCCAGTTTCTTCTCTGCccttaagacaaaaaacaaaaggtcATATGTGATACTGAACTGGTAATGGAAAATTCAAACCAGATTCTCTGATTCCAACCAAAGTCATGGTCTTAGAAGTTTCAAATCATTGCCTCTATCATTGACTCTGCCCAAAGAATGTTGTCAGTGTTGAGCACAGAGCAGGAGAGATGAGAAGTATTTTGCATCTTGTTCAATTTAAGACCATTAAGTAGGATACTATTGGAAATTCCTGGCCAATACGAATGCCTAAATCCAAGAGATCTATTCATGTTACTTCCGACACCTTTGGCCTACTGGTTGAAAATTATGTTTCTACAGGGCACTGGAGGTGGGTTTCAAAATTACCTAGGAGCCATCCAACATGGCCCATAATATTTTATAGACCATTATTGCATCATTGATTATATTAAGAGCAGCAATACTGGGGTTAGTGTTTGTCTCTTTCAGGCAATGCAAGTTTCTTAAAAGTAAGGATTGTGCCCTTCACAATGTCTGGAATAAGGGAAATAcacaataaatatatgtttaattaatTAACAAATTACATGCAGCAAGCTACACTTACACAGGCATATATCATTCAAAACCATGGTTTCCAGAGCTAATATGCAATAAGgaaatcttatttaaaatttagatCCAGACTTGAGGAAGTAAATTATTGTGGCAGGGTCAAATGTcatcaggaagaataaaatgtaagAACTAAGTTACAAGACTCTTTGAAAGAATCTTCTATATGAGATAAGTAATGAGGTAGAAAAACATTATCAGAAGAAGTACATGAAACctgttttttgcttttatggTAAGGTTGTCCTTTAACATTCCTGAACCCAATCAACATTGGGGGGTCGATTCCATAAACACAACATGAAACCAGGCAATGCTCACACACCATCAGGGTATCTGATAATCTATGTCAAATTTTACTCCATCCAACCAGAGATAGTATAGATTCCAtaggttaagggttcagtcctcCAATATTGCCCCATCCCCGCTTCAAAGTGGCTATTTTTGTGTTTCTGACCCACTGCCTACAGATTGGAAGTTCCAATGACCTCTttaggttcagttaatttgctacAGCAGCTCACTGAATTCAGGGAAACAATAATGCTTACCAGTGTACCGAAAGACATGACAAAAGATcatcaacagccagatgaagagatacataggggtAGTTTCTGATCAAAGGAGCTTTCTGTCatcatgttgcttggggcctacCTACCTCAGTAGCACTTGGAAAAAAATGGCCAAATCACTCTTGAGTTTTTATGGAAGCTTTATTATTGACCAAGTCACTGGCCATTGACTGATTCAAACTCCAGCCCTTTCAGGGGGTGGGACTGAATGTTCCAATCCACTAGTCACATGGTTGTTCTCCTGTCAAGCAGCCTGCATTCCTAGGTGATACCCAGAAATCACCCTATTAAAATAACACAAGACACCTTTATCACTCTCAGTTCTTAGGAAAATCCAAGGGTTTGGGGAGCCCTGCACCAGGAACtgtggacaaagaccaaatatatatttcctataaACCACAATTCAGCAGGTTATGCATTGTAGCATTTTTTACAACTATTGCTTTGAAAAACACCACATCTTTTGTAACATATCCCAGATGACTTCCTTTACCTGCTGGTTCCTTAGGGTATAAATGAAGGGATTTAGTAAAGGGGCAACTGAGGTGTACAGCAAAGCCACACCTTTGGATACAGTCACTCTTTCTTTGGCAGATGGCTTAATATACATAAAGATACAGCTGCCATAAGTCATGGAGACAACAATCATGTGGGAAGTACAGGTGGAAAAAGCTTtggtcctttgctgtgtagaagggAATTTCAGAATGGTCTTAATGATGTAAGTGTAAGACACAATCACTAGTACCAATGTGACCACAAGTGTCACTACAGCTAAGATAAAAGACATCAATTCTAGGACATGTGTGTCTGTGCAGGATATCTGCAGGATAGGAGATGTTTCACACACAAAGTGATCAATTATTTTGGAAGCACAGAAATCCAGCTTGAGCCCCATGGCTATTGGAGGAAAGATTATTAGGAATCCAGTTATCCAAGAGCCAAGTACAAGCTGATAGCACACTTTGCTGTTCATAATGATTGGGTAATGCAAGGGTGCAcagatggcaacatagcggtcataggacatggcagttAGAAGATAAAACTCTGTAACTCCcagtaaaagtataaaaaataattgaGCTGCACAATGATTGTATGAAATGGATTTCTCTCCTGTCATAATGGCTATCAGGTATCTTGGAATACATACTGTAATGAATAGGATTTCCAAAAATGAGAAGTTACGCAGAAAGAAATACATTGGTGTCTTGAGGCGAAGGTCCAGAAGGGTGAGGAGGATGATGGTTAAGTTCCCTATCAGGCTCAATGTGTAATTCAGAAATAGAAACAGGAAAATCACAATTTGCAATTGTGGGTCATCTGTCAATCCTAGGAGAAtaaactctatgtcttttgattggttcttcatttcccttttgtgggtcttttcaaatatacatagagaaagaagataaaaaattgAACATACTGATGAATGTAATACAGTAGAATATAGATTAATCTCTGAATgtaaatatgtgtaaatataGCTATAAATTAGATTAAGTGTAGATAAATTAACCTAAATATGCATAAATTAACCTGTAAACAAATGAATATATAGTAAGTATATGTATATAGTAGCCAAATATGTATATTAAcctaataaatacatatatacatttcacCTAAAGCAGAATAAGGTATGCATTCTCTAATTTATCCATTTGTAAATGGTTTCTCCAGTTTGAAACTGCTGATGACACATATAAtcaatttaaaatactttctcaTCCAAGTTCTCTTTTTTACAATGTCCTTCATTAGTTTTCCTCTAGAACTTGGATATTTCTTGTGATTAATATGCATTCTTGCCCATCACTTCCAAAAGGAATCCACTCAGcatgtataatttaaataaaataatatgggtTATAAGTGagtttttctatcatttttatcCAACCTGTAAAAATACActaaattatttgcctttttggaaTAAATATCAGGGTGATTTTTCAAAAACATGATTTAGAGTTTGTTAGCAATTCTTGTCATGTTCAATTACTAAGGCAGTGTTGATTTTTAGCAATTAAAGATCCTACTTATAATAGTTTTGGAATTATtatctttggttttatttttataaaatagaaagttTTATAATTACCATTATTATCAATTTTCTTGATATATGACAAATTAAATCATTACAAAAcaatgattttaataaaaatattgtttcagTCATAATTAACCTTTTTGAGATAGATTCTTATATGTATTCACATAAGTTGaggcattctttttttcttagttctttcatatttttacacAACTATTGAATTCTACAAAAATGTTGATGGGGAGCAGAATTGGCCACCCCAAAATGTGCCTTTTTGGCATGAggattattttaggctgattatttttaagaaacagaagactCAGCAAGTTTTTCCTTTTACATCCCCCATAACTGCCTGCAAGAACTTAGAGGACCTGTTCCATAAAGGGAGTTACCACCGTAGATAACCACAGTATAATATGAGCAAGGTGTGTAGACAGGAAGAAATATATCAAAATCAGTTCATTAAAATTCTTCTTGATGTTCCATTGTTCCTGTATGGCcctgaaaacatttattttccaaacatttactccttttcatcttcctgtgaaatATCTCCTTACCTTCTGAAGTCCCAGAttccatccctttctccttaCCTAAGAATGGCAGATTAGCTTTGATTGCCTGATGGATTtggggcttcatctttttatggaATCCCCACACATATGCGGTTATATTTGAGTTCCCCCTATTTACCTCTGTCATGGCAATTTATTTGACCAGCCAGAAGAATCTTGAAACAGAGGAAAATATTTCCTCCCCAGCATTGCATTACTCTCTATCTTCTCTATGTAGGAATTCTATTTGCTTCCATATTGTATCTTCCCTTTTTATGTTACTAAACATGTAGCTCTACTTCATTATACATATTACCTGTGGACTTTTAAAATAATGGGCAACTAAAGCACTCTTTATTATCTTTTGTATTTGTAATTATAAATTCTTGCTATTCTTATAAACACTACTTTTTCTCACtcggaaaaaaataaaactaagattTTTAATGCTTAATGTGGTTTTCTAAATCAGTTATTAGTGAATAGCTACTTTTTAAGAATGGCAATTAAAGATTTGCAGTCTTAAGCTACAAAGTTTTCACAaggttttattataaaatatattgatgACCATACTATGGCTTCCATCGTTACTCTACATCTGATTTTAAAAGGTATGTTCTAAGAGTTAATCATACAATTTCTGTTACCCTGTGTGTCTAGACTGTTCTAGAATTATAGGGAAGAGTTTCTCAATATTTTTCCCATACCACTTTATACAGGGTAACAATtcataaagagaatcagagaaaataaaacttagatGCCACTGGGTCTGAATAAAACAGATTACAACACTTGTTGATACACAACCATAAAGTGACTACAATTTAGAAAtattataaaacatgaaaattagGCAGTCAAATTTAACTCTGAATTGGATTTATAGTGCATTtgatttaatttctgattttgacATTCAGTGAAAATGCACATTTGAGATATTTTCTTAGATATATTTATCTATTGTTTATTACaatgttattttcctttgtgGTCATATTGTAGTATCTAATCTGCATATTTACTGCCAATGCTTTTTGTAGGAAAAGGTAATGTACTGTGCTTCTGTAAAGAATTTCCATGTTCCCTCAAATTCATACTCACTTTGAAGTTCAGAACTCAGGTGTCAATAATTTTAAAGATATCCATCTTCTATTCCAGATAAGGTGCGTTTTGTGAAATTTTGTTCATATAATTGCTGTTACTCAAAACCTTAAAATAGGAATTTATTCTTTAAGTTAAAGTAAAGTGAAGCAAAAAGTGGCAACTTAAAAACCTCAGGGCAATATCTGATGAAAGCTAAGCAACTGTTCCAAGAAAGAGATACCACATTGCCATCTGTACACTTATAAAATGCtccagttttataattttctatttacCACAGACTCATGGGACCTATTGAAAtaaaagtaaggaaaaaaatattttctttggaaaccAGAGCTTTAAAAGTACTAATTATTAGCAATAAAACACACCACTGTTCATCttctttaaataaaacagaagtgaAAGTATCCCAGAGGAGTATCAAAAGTGATTAAAAAACTCAATTACAAATTTCACAGGATCCTCAGTAGTTCACTGTCCTGAGGCAAGAATGGGAAGTCCCAAGCTGGTTTATACCAGCCCAAGACATCACCTTGCTTCCAATTAACAACAGA comes from the Manis pentadactyla isolate mManPen7 chromosome 10, mManPen7.hap1, whole genome shotgun sequence genome and includes:
- the LOC130685101 gene encoding olfactory receptor 6C6-like; translation: MKNQSKDIEFILLGLTDDPQLQIVIFLFLFLNYTLSLIGNLTIILLTLLDLRLKTPMYFFLRNFSFLEILFITVCIPRYLIAIMTGEKSISYNHCAAQLFFILLLGVTEFYLLTAMSYDRYVAICAPLHYPIIMNSKVCYQLVLGSWITGFLIIFPPIAMGLKLDFCASKIIDHFVCETSPILQISCTDTHVLELMSFILAVVTLVVTLVLVIVSYTYIIKTILKFPSTQQRTKAFSTCTSHMIVVSMTYGSCIFMYIKPSAKERVTVSKGVALLYTSVAPLLNPFIYTLRNQQVKEVIWDMLQKMWCFSKQ